The Vitis vinifera cultivar Pinot Noir 40024 chromosome 7, ASM3070453v1 genomic interval AAGCTGAATGCTAGACAAGGACTCATGTTTGACCCTGGATGGTTATGTTACTGTTGGCGGTGGTCATGTTGGTGTTTGCTCAATATATAGACCAACCAAATTCAGTTAAATAAGTTTTAATATTGGCCTGAATAATATGGTTTAAAGGAATCTGGCCTAAAAGTTGCTGGTGGGTCTTCTCTCTGGCTTAGCACATCATGTTTGAGAGGATGGTgcttttacaaaagaaaaggaatgtTTTGGCAAATCTCCTTGTTTTGGTGGCAACAACCATGTGGCTTAAACAAAGCAGAGTAATAAttctgttatatatatatatatacactgtTTATTCAGGTCCAAAATAAGATAAGAGCCACTTCatctatttatctttttataggCAACATGTATTATCATTGGGAAGAAAAAGGATATCAGGGTTGGACTTTTCGGGTGcaaactaaatataattttctgtTAAAGAAAATTATGGATGTGAAAAACCTATAATTTTCTGTTCTATCTTCTTGGCTTTGTGCTGTGTCTAATAGAAGCCTGGATTTTTCTTGCAGGTTTTTCCCTGTTTCTTGGGTTCCTAATTGATCGTATGCATCATTATCTCCAAAAACTAAATCGGTTAAGAGGTAATGCGGGAGCTTCAAAAGAGGAATTTGAAAAACTTCAGAAAGAACGAGCTCAGCttaaagaaaaggaagagcAAGCTTCCAAGGAAATAAAGCTGCTGCAAGAACAAATCTCCACTTTAAGTCAGGATTTGAAGAAGCTAAAGTTGGAAGCTGAAGAGAAGGACAAAAAGGTTGAAACTGCTGAAGCTCATGTAGTCTCACTCCAGAAACAAGCTGCAGACTTACTTCTTGAATATGACAGGCTCTTAGAAGACAACCAAAACCTTCAGACCCAAGCTCTAGGATTCAGGGGTTAAAAGACATTGTTCAGAGCTTCATCAATTCACATTTTGGGAATCAGGTTTTGTCATGGTGATCAAACATGTTCTTAGTTGCACCATAATCATCGCAAAAAGCGGGCAGGGGAAGGGGATGCTTCCCTTCTCCAatgttgttgaaaattttgtaatattctcgaatttagaaattttatatCTCCATGTGTTGTTCTTTGTTAAGCccaagttttccttttctttttagtttacCAAACTGATATAGTGATTCGATTGTGAATGCTGACAATATCTGATGATTTTTCCTGAAACAGATGAAAAATTGTTGGAAGTATTAGATGTGCCTTCATAAAAGCTTTTATTCCAGTCAATGTAATAGCAGTTCTGCCCTTTTACCATCTACTGAAACAATGACCACTGCTGCTCTTAACAtgttttcaatttctaagttgaattatcatatttttgccttgtactacttgtgtgtatatatatatatatatataataattaaatctgGCCACCTGTAGTTTAATACTGAAAATATAGGCTTAGATTGTGAAGGGTTTCCCTTTTCCACGAAGTTATCATCCAAGAGCAAATATGTCATGTTTGAATGGTATGTTGCAAGGACAATTGAAGAAGTAGAATAAGAGACGCccaaagccaaatcttaaatagCAAAATCAGAACTTCTAACAACTAACAGTAGTGAAAATCTGGAAGGCAATACTCAGATTATTTAGTAGCACTCTAGAAGGAAGCATAAAACACCAAGAGTAGGCAAAGAGTTGCACATAAACCTTGTCTACCCACCATTTCTTATGCCTAGCCAAAAAAAGGCAAGaatgatgaaaaattattttcccttCAGTGTGTATGTTTCTACGTTTTGCATACATCTAGATTTCTTGTATTTTTCACTACGTTAAGTTTGATAGTATACATTGTACACTCATATTCTCGGTGGCTTAATGTTATGACATCAGGGTTGTAGCATCGTTCAGAAATCATCAATCATCCATgcataaaattagttttcttgTGTCCTGTCATCCatatttttcatggttttcttGTATTCTATCAtccatatttaatattttgtctCCTTGATGTTCTTTATTCGTCATTCAAAGACACACAAGTGAAGTGAGGCTTCTCTTGTACATTTCTGCTCTATATTGGAATTTGATAAGTGGTATTTGTGGTTATGATTATTACTGTTGTTGTAGGTGGTGATAAATTCATCCTTGTTAGTCACATCTGTACTTGGTTTATATCTTGCGACCTCCTTCTACAAGACGACTCTTCCTAGTGTAGAAGATCCTGCCTTACGATGGCCAATTCTTCTGTGGCTCCAGCCAGTTGGGTTGGAGACTTTTGGAGATAGGAACCATGGGATGGACTATTCAACTTGCTCTCTCATTTGTTCTAGTTGGGAGGCTTGGAGCTTCAACTTCCTGGTTTTCTcgttttctatcatttttagaTTCATGGGGACATGGGGAATTTGCTCCTCTTTCCTCTGTTTccccagcaaccaaacagaacacTACTTATTTAAGAGCTAGGATTTGTTTACAAGATGATGCAAGTTTaggatttatgaaaattttccagGATGAGGAGTTCCCACCCAAAACAGTGAACACTGAGCCATTGGCCAGATTCAGTTGGAGAAAGATATGTAAAAGAATTTTGCCTCTTCTTGATGAGATGGAATCAAACTTTTTGAAGAAAGGCAATTCTTAGAAAAGGGCTCTAAGAGAtttaaagtaaaacaaaattcttCCAAATTTGTGTCAGAAAAAACTGAAATACAGTggaacaaaaataaagatagaTGTGCATAACAGGAATTCATATGGGTCTTCAGAATGAAGACTTGATGGCTATGACAAAGTGTGAACTAATCTACCCAAACCTGAATTCAACTTGGACTTGCGATTCCAGTCCAGCCCCTCTTGTGTGTATACTATCCATCCAAAGCAGTTAAAATTAACAAGCTCATAACTCCTTGTTACTTTCTCTACAGAAATTAGACAGAATTGTATTTGACCCTGCTTCTTACTATCATCCACAGTGCCTAGcaattatcatcaaaatttcaTATGCTATTAACATGATCTAGACTGACTTCAATCATTGACCTTGTTTTTATATAGCCAAAAAATGTGGCTCATCCAGTTATAGGTTGCATTGGCCATCCACACAATAGAAATAGATGGAGTTGGGGGTCTTACATATATGGAACAATAAGAGCAAGGCAGGCAATGTAGCAACTTGTAACCAAGTCTTGCTAATTATCAGCAAGGCCCCTAATATCTTACGATATTTCACTTGGGTCTTGAATATTTTATCGTATAAGGCTACGCCTAAAACTTACACCTAATTCACCAACAGTATTACAAACTTTATGCACAAAGCAAAGTATGTATCACACTAGCGATGAACCAATATTTCTAATCCTGTATGGTATGTCTGGTGAGCCAAGTGCCAACAAAAGCTCACCATCATCTTGGACTTTGGGTGAATCCAGGAGTACTTTCTAACtttactttcttctttttaaagCCCCATCAACAGTTTTCTGAAATATCACGATTTGCCGTGAAAAAACCTTCTTGCTTGAAAATGAAGTGGGACAAACCGCTTCCacctattttcaaaagaaaaaaactctcCATGATATCAGTGAAAATGAAAGCCATTCCCTAGTTTAGAAGAAGTTACTAGTGGAAAACAATTTAATCACAATCTCATACAATCAACTTATTGAGGCAAGTGGAGCATGTTTTTTCTGCTAGGAAATGATTTATGTTGAAATAGTCCTATTTTGTATGGCCAGCCATTTTCTCCTAGTTACATATTCatcattttctattttgctATGTATAAATCCAATAATAAATGAGGAAATAGCATACCGTCATAATGAGGAATCTTCATGATGAAACATAGCTGTGTTTCCTGGGTTTATTTTCACTGAAATAAACAGAACCTAAGTCAggacaaggagaaaatagaactCACAAAGCAtagttttgaatattttgatagGCGCAAGTGCATTTAAGGAGCAAAATTCTCCTAGGGTTTAGGTACAAAGTGTCACCCAAAGTGCACACCTAAATGAAGAGAGGTTCAACCCAGGGTAcatgttaattttataaaagatgattcaaaataaaattcgtTGCAACAAAAACTTTCAAGATTTGAAGCATTTAAAAGTAACATCCAACAAAAACTAATGCcattatataaaatttcaatgtacaattagaaatttgaagaataaaggtcttaaaaaagaaacaagaaaatacaTGAGGTGCCCCTCTTCAACAAGAAGCATGCCTTGGTAGGTGAGGCACAATTGTTGGGTGTGGTTTTTCCTTGAGCCTAGGTGTGCTTTAAGTGTTTCTTCAACAACTATGTCACAAAGGCCCAAAATGAAGAAACGATTGTCAAATCAGTTGTAAACTATTACTAATAGATTTACTGGTCTATGGAAGCCATTTAAGCCTAGATTCATCTGTTGACGGTAGGAATATTACACAGTTCACAGCATCAGATTTACTGCAGGACTtgcaacaaagaagaaaaaaccagGCTATCAAAAGCTCAGAAGTTGGAGCAATCTTCCTCAAATATAGATATTCAAACTCAGTGATGTATATGAAGAGAGTACGACTTTAATGGACAACTTCAAGTGATTGTATTCTTATCCATCCCagagttataaaaatataaccaAGATCAATCTCAAAAAATAACATGTAAAGGCCTATATATGAAAAAAGAGAATACTTACTGGATTCAAATGAATGTTTCCTTGTAGCAATCTGTTCCTCCAAATGACAGAGGAAGCAAATAGGATTCAAAATGAACATGAATATGGAACTTGCTAAACCTCTCCAACTTCTTTATGTTCTTATTGTCATCTGCTTTCCCAAAGTGGCAACTCAAGTTTCCAAAATGTGTTACAACATTTATAAATACTGGCAAGCAGAGTAAAGCTCATCAGACTTCTGATAGGACTATAGAGAGATGACCAATATCCAATATCTTCTTTGATTTTGTATGcttggaaagcaaaaattaCTGTTGCCAGAAATATTCATTCATCCATCTGATGGAAGTCATGCTAGAACATGCAGGGCTTGACAAATCAGTATGTCCCTTTCAGCAACAATTCCAGATGTCCAACAAGAGTTCAGGTTTCTGGAAGAAGGTTTTACTAATTTCAGGAACACGTTAAGCCTTTGGGGCCTTTGATTCTTTTACTTGGCTGCATCATTTTTGTACATGTATCCGGAATGAAGGTCAATGCATCGATGAATGGCAATGAACACAATTTCCCCAGCATCCCCTAGTAAAAAGGGATGGATAGATTAGATGCATAAACCATTCAAGATCATTTACTGGTTATTAGAAATTGTTCAAGCTCAGAGCTGTTTCCAATATCCACTTAAGGCATTGGTTAGGAAACTCATTTTCTGACCCTGTCAAAATAGTGATAACTTCTTCTTCCATCAGAGTTACTTCATCCTTCATATTGTGCTTCAGCACCTGGACCATACCAACCCCAACAAAGATAAACAAACCTTCGCATTTCCAGGCTCACCAATAGTCACCACATGAACAGACCCCATCCTTGAAGTGATGAAACCGCTTCACATCCCTCACAACAATCTCTCTGTTCACAATTTTGGTGATGAACTTGGTTGCTTCATGGCAATCACCACACACTCTAAGGTTCTTAGTGATCAGTAGTCTGGTTCCTGGCCCAGTGTTCAAGAGCCCAAAAGCAATAGCAAGTCTCTCACTATGATTACACAACATTCTTTCCTTCACTTCCTCTTCGAGATTGTGCAACACAAATTCAGTCTTTGGGACATAGCCCATAGCTTTCATCTCATAGTCCAACTTCCCCAAAACTTGCATAATCTCTTCATATTGATGGTGGCTCTTATCTTCCATCAGAAAAGCATGGAGCTTTCCATTCACTTCCATTACACTGTAACCAGGCACCTTTTTCATCCCTGTCTTCTTCATGATCTTCCTAACCTCAGCTACTTCATCCCACCTCCTTGCTGTGGCAAAGAAGTTTGAAACTAAAGCATAAATTCCTGGATCATCTGGATTTAACTCAAGGACCTTCTTTGCTGCCATCTCTCCAATCAAAAACTTCCCATGATTAAGGCAACCTGACAGGAGGGCTACCCAGATGGCAATTCCTGGTTCAGTTATCATGGAATCTATCAGTTCTTGAGCTTCTTCCACTCGTCCAGCACGAGACAAGAGATCAACCATACATGCATAGTGTTTCTCACTTGGTTggattttatattcattaaccATGACACTGAACCAGTACCGACCCTTTTCCACTAGACCCGAATGACTGAAGGCAGAGAGAAGAGATGCAAAAGTTGCATGGTCTGGTTTTACGTTTGTCTCCCTCATCtggaggaagagagagagagcttcCTCCCCAGACCCATGGATTCCATAGCTGGCAATAATTGCATTCCAGGAGATCAAGTCCCTAAAGCTAATCTGATCAAAAACCGTACGTGCAGAAGAAAGGGATCCACATTTTGAGTACATGTCAATCACTGCAGTGCTGGAGACACAATCAAAGTGGAGCCTTCTCACAATATATCCATGTACAGATTTACCCAATTTCAAAAACCCAACTTGGGAACATGCTAGGAGCACACTTACAAGTGACACTGAATCGGGTTTGTATCCAAAGCTCTGCATGTCCACCACTAATTGAAGTGCATTACCTGCAAAACCATTTTGAGCAAAGCCAGAAATTAATGCACTCCATGAAATGACGTTTTTGTAAAGCATCTTCCTGAATACACAAGATGCAAGCTCCAAATGTCCATTCTTAGCATACATATCCACCAGGCTAGTTTGAACAATAACATCCATTATAATATCCTTCCTAATCATATACCCATGTATAGAAAGACCCATTTTTGAGTGCCCCAGAGTTGTACAAGCCTGGATCAACCCCAACATCACAACCCCATCTCCTTCCACTCTCTTCTTCTGCATCTGTCGATAAATATCAACCGCTTCCCTTGCCTGTCCATTCTGTGCCAACCCTGTTATCATTGTTGTCCAACAAACAAGATCCCTTCTAcccattttatcaaacaccctcaTCGCTTCGTCCATCTTCCCACACTTGGCATACAAATTCAGAACCGCTGCCCCAACAAAAACATCATCCCCATACCCTTGATCAACCGCTTGGCGCCAAGTCTCCTCGCCACTCCTCAAATCCAACGACCTCGTACACGCCTTCAGCACAACAGTGTAAGTTGAGCTATCGGGTCTAACTCCTTCTGACGCCATCCGATGATAAAGACTCAAAGCTTCAAACATCGCACCTCTTCGTGAATATGCGATGATCATAGCATTCCAAGCATCTACACCACATTGAGGggatttatcaaacacttggCGCGCAGATTCGATGTAGCCCAGTCGAGCGTATGATTGTATTAGCTTCGCATTGGAGTTTCCATGACCAAAGATCCCAGTCAAGATCATGAGAGCATGGATTTTAGCAATAGATGGTTCGTCTTTCGAGGCTATTAGAAGAGTTTTCAGACTTTTTGAACCAGCAACTAACCTCATTGCCGTCACCTAGGATACGACCAAGGGCGGGAAACTCACTTCATATCATTTCGTTGACTTTGCTATTTAACTTTTCTAGTCTCATTCTCCTTTTgtcttttgtattttatttattactttaatattaattgaattattattaatatcaataaatattaaTGCCCTTATTCATTTAATTACTTATATTATTAGGATTACATCAtagaaaaaaacatataaaataggaactcaagtttataaaatataaattttaagtggttatttaaaaatgattagcattttatacattttttttatattaaatatattactTTTGACAATTCTAGATATTATCTTTAACTAATGAATgcataaaacttaaattaattttagatgattttgttttacaattatttttacatgaatgtgtagaaacacatttttttccaaaattctatcaTATTTATTGGATTTGGAGATTCAATCTCCAacatctaatttaaaaaaaaaaaaaggattagaATAAAAGGATGAACCAATAACCCGGTAGAAGAACactcgaaaaaaaaaaaaaaaaaaaagaagataggAGAACCCTTTGATGAAGAACTTGAATAAGGAGTTAGAATATCGAAATTCTGTTATGGTCCAATTCTGACCAATAATAAATACTAGGCTTTGTAATATTTGATTAATCACAATTCAACCAAATGAAGCTCCTTAAGAGATTGAAGCTTCACCTAAAAAAAAGTATTGCCATTGAGTGGGATTGCACTTTGAAACATGTAGGTGACAaactcttttagattttagatCTTAAGATGTTTTAACCCCAATCTATCTTAAAATCCACTCAAGAGTTTGCACATTTAAGtgaaaatcaataaatcataCTTCTTGGATGGTATTAAGGGAAATTGGAGGGAAAACCTAGAAAGAATTTAAgttcaaaattaaactaaaaatgagCCAAAAGATATATAACATCCTCCAAATATCTTATTTCCACTATTGCAATATCATGTGGGGTAATCTAAGGGTAGCAAAGTTTGATATGATTTCCCAACACAATATAAACTCAACACGTTTTTCGCTAATTTGAGTTGAGAATAAATGAGTTTGGGTCAAATTTGTATGGACTTGTATAACCTGTTTAATAAATGTGATTTTTAGGTTAATTTGTATAACATGAATTTGATCTAAACTGACCCATTCAATAATCCCCTTATTaacctaattatatttttaaatcatttaactcatatccaactcattttaaatttgtttttaataaatagtttaattaaattataaacatgtttggttgagatATTAATCATATAGATATATACAAGATCTAACTCTAACctgattattaaatatgagaatttgATTATAAAATGGGTTACACTACGAcatgtaatttatttaatacttAAGTAGTATTTGAGTTTATGTTTTTGATGCAATTACTATTCATATCGGGTCTGGGTTGAGTTATATAATAGAATATCTAGACTTTGACATGACATGAACACGACTTGCCACCCCTACACTAATCCTAACTTTGCCACATCATCTAAAGTTAAAATCTTAAACATTTACAAGTGTTTTGCACCTACCCATCATACTATGGGAGTTGGTCATGCCCGAAGTCGTTACCTTAACTGTAAGGAGGGGAATGCCAAAGGCAGGGCTAGTGACGGAAGTGAAGTCATAACAAAACaaatactataataaattcaACTTTTGGCCATAATTGTTTTTTACCATGAACCTAATTTCATGTCCTAAATGTATTTTGCAGAAAGTTACAAACACATCGTGTCAAATATTTTGAGTGCGGGAGTCATGGTGCCAACTTTAGCACCACAAAGAAacaaaatcacaacaaaatattTTGGGGTGTAAATATTTTTGTGAGATGAAATCCTGATTTTATTGTAGAAAAACAATAATAGGGAACCAAACTATTTCGTTGCAAACaacttttagaaataaaatgatgaaaatgggAGGCATCAGACATAAAATTAGAAACAAAGGATGAGATGTAAGATATAAGGAAGGATAAAGAGAACTATATAAATACTCTTAGAAAAGAAAGTGATTATGTGATAATACAAAAGAAAGTGAGATATAATAAAGTGACCAGTAAATTAATTACAGAAACAGCCAATTCTATATACGTGCACCAGTTTCAAAGTTGATAGTTTCATTCTCTCTCGCaagaagtgaagaaaaatgTCTCAGAAAAGAGATAGCAGTGCAAGCCCATCGGacgaagaaatgaagaaaaaggtgaaaCTTGATGCGTCTTCATCAAATGGATCAGCTTCTGCGATTGGAACGGCTGCTAATGAAGATAgcttgaagccattaatggaatcCAGGTAGCTTGGATTTAATTTAGGATTTTCTTCCGGATTCTTTTTTGATTCTTTCATggatgtttttcatttttctatctcTTATTAATTCTCTGCATGGTTGCCAAGAAATGGTGGAAActaagaatacttgttgcctAGTAACAAAGTGGGACAGAAGAAGAATAAAGATTAGTCAAATACAAGAGAAATTGGGTAGTTTAGTGCCTCTGAGGTGTGGGGTTATCCTAAAGACTCTCTCTTTAATTAGCTGTCTTTCATGTGAATGCTTGCCAAGAAACGCAAGAAACTGTTTagttctcttatttttttcttcccttttctcATCACCCAAACATAGGGAGTAGGGTTGATGCCTTTGTGCGTTGGTTTCCATTGATTTCTTCTCCCTTTCCGACAAAATGAATTCTAGTAGTAATCAGGCGACTTTTCAAGAAGGGATTTCATGGACCACTATGGTTTGGATGACaggaaaatcaaagaaatggaaacaaaaagaaagatatctatgaatattaatgaatcttttttatgttttcctgTTGTgaattataatgaaaattttgatttttcattccTGGGTTCTTTGAACAACCAAACAGTGGGATATTCTAGCATATTTATcagaaaggagaaagagaatTGAAGTCTATCCTTGTTGGGTATGGGGACTGCCAATAAAATTGAATCCTTTTCAACTTTCTTCTCTACAGCGACAAGGCCAATACGGATTCTTCATCACTGAATATTCATGGCCAACATTCCCAAACTGAGAATATGGGGAGTCCATCTTCCTCATTAAGAAAATCGCCCAGTTCCAGCAGAGAAGAGCAGTCGCCTGGCTTGGTAGATGGTGGACCAAGTGAGAGACAACTCGTCTACATGAAGAAGTTGACATTCAGCGACATCTACTATGGGAGGATGATGATTCCACTGGAATGTGCAGCAGTATTTTTCCCTGGACTCAAGAGAAGGATAATCCTACCAGTTATGGACAGTAAGAGGCAGCTCTGGGATATAGAGGCTTCATTCGATGAGTTGAGCTCTTGCTACATGCTTCGGGCGAACTGGAATACATTTGCCAATGAACATGGTTTAAGACCCGAAGATAAAATTTTCTTCTACCAAGACCCCAAGCTTGACTACTACTTGATTGAATATGAAAAACGGGGAGGGAATGGGCAATTGCCAGGGAGAGTTGCTGCTGAAGACAAGTGAGGGGCAGTTTTGGGTCGTGCAATGCATCGGAGACAAGGTACGTTAATTTTCTTACATGCCTGCTTCTTTCACCGTGTCAAGAGCATGATATCCATATTCAAACAAAATCCAAGAAGTTTAACCTCTTAAGAAAATTGGTATTTTAACATAGTATCAAAGTTTGATTTGATGGGAAATTATGGGTTTGAGCTGCTTTTCTGCAATTTGCATTTGCATTTCCCACATTTGTTTCATGTGAATCTCCGAATTTTGTTGCCTCTCCATGCCTTTATTGTATATGAATCCACACTTTTGTTGTATATGATTCTCCAAATTTTTCAGATGCCACAATTTGCATTTCTCTCATTTATTTGTTGTATATGAATCTCCAAATCTTCGAATTCTGTTCACTTCTCCACTTGCGGTTGCGGGTATGAGGAAATTCTATGTCTCTCCACATGTGGGTAGAGGCAAGctacttttaggaaaattgatagttttgttaatttttattttttaaccccAAAACAAGAAAtcttttaaaaaggtttttttattgCTAATTGGTATTTTAACATGGTATAAGAGTTTGGTTTGACCGGAGCTCATGAATTTGAGCCATCTTTCCGCAATTTGCATTTGTATTTCCCttctttgttttaaatgaaTCTCTGTGTTTCTCTCCACGCCTTTGTTGTATGTGAATGTccaaattcttcaaattttatttacacCTGCGCAATTTCCATTTCCCCCATTTATTTGTTGtatatgaattttcaaattctgTCTGTTTCTCCACTTGTGGGTATAGGGAAATTTTGTCAGCCTCTCCACATGCAGGTATGAGACAAGCTACTCTTAGGAAAATTGatagttttattaatttttaacccaaaaacaAGAAATCTTTTAAAAGGGTTTTTAATTGCCAgaatttttctttgtgaaaAATCTAacattgtttaattattttttattcatacaGGTTAATCCAAAGCCTTTTTATCATTTCCATATGTGAAAATAACAAGATTGATGAGCGAAGAAGGAAGAAGGAGAAAGGAAAGATCAACATTGTATGCAGTCACCAGCTTCCTTTAttaggcatatatatatatagtgtctGTCTGTACCATGCAGCACTGAGAGCTTACAAAGAGTCTGCATGGCTGATGTGATTTTTAGTTTGGTTTCAGTATGCTGATTAATTCACCTAGCATCAGACCTGGAAAATTTGTTGGACAGCAGGATCTTTGACATTTTCCTTAACAAATAATACCTAGGGATAACCGattaaaagggacaaaaatCCCTCAATATTGCAAAACTAACCCTTTACTTATTTAGGTCTCAAAAATGACCcaatttggacaaaaataccccctcACCCCCTCAGTTATCTTTCTCAGCCCTTTTTCCctccaactccaattttctcttgtattgtGTCTCTTCGTTACCCTTTTTCCctccaactccaattttctcttgtattgtGTCTCTTCGTTACCCTGCAAACCCATTTGTTCCATCTGTTAACCTGCGAGAAAGAAGTCACGAAGGATTTTTCTGTTTATTGCAAGAGAACAAAAAGGCAAcacaatacaaagaaaaaacagaaagtaaGTTTCACTGTttcattctttgattttggtttttcGAACTGTATATATGAATCTTCATCCATGAAATGAGAAGAAACCCTAAGTGTCTTATTTtggttcttatttttttcttttaatc includes:
- the LOC100255733 gene encoding uncharacterized protein LOC100255733 translates to MIQLLFLVLFAEGIVALLLMVKIGPLRELVMKGLDQVKMGKGPATVKTIAGTMSVILLSSVTSILKIQNKGAKLGTMTPMDQVLWRTHLLETSLMGFSLFLGFLIDRMHHYLQKLNRLRGNAGASKEEFEKLQKERAQLKEKEEQASKEIKLLQEQISTLSQDLKKLKLEAEEKDKKVETAEAHVVSLQKQAADLLLEYDRLLEDNQNLQTQALGFRG
- the LOC100262581 gene encoding putative pentatricopeptide repeat-containing protein At3g25060, mitochondrial produces the protein MRLVAGSKSLKTLLIASKDEPSIAKIHALMILTGIFGHGNSNAKLIQSYARLGYIESARQVFDKSPQCGVDAWNAMIIAYSRRGAMFEALSLYHRMASEGVRPDSSTYTVVLKACTRSLDLRSGEETWRQAVDQGYGDDVFVGAAVLNLYAKCGKMDEAMRVFDKMGRRDLVCWTTMITGLAQNGQAREAVDIYRQMQKKRVEGDGVVMLGLIQACTTLGHSKMGLSIHGYMIRKDIIMDVIVQTSLVDMYAKNGHLELASCVFRKMLYKNVISWSALISGFAQNGFAGNALQLVVDMQSFGYKPDSVSLVSVLLACSQVGFLKLGKSVHGYIVRRLHFDCVSSTAVIDMYSKCGSLSSARTVFDQISFRDLISWNAIIASYGIHGSGEEALSLFLQMRETNVKPDHATFASLLSAFSHSGLVEKGRYWFSVMVNEYKIQPSEKHYACMVDLLSRAGRVEEAQELIDSMITEPGIAIWVALLSGCLNHGKFLIGEMAAKKVLELNPDDPGIYALVSNFFATARRWDEVAEVRKIMKKTGMKKVPGYSVMEVNGKLHAFLMEDKSHHQYEEIMQVLGKLDYEMKAMGYVPKTEFVLHNLEEEVKERMLCNHSERLAIAFGLLNTGPGTRLLITKNLRVCGDCHEATKFITKIVNREIVVRDVKRFHHFKDGVCSCGDYW
- the LOC109122009 gene encoding uncharacterized protein LOC109122009, with the protein product MSQKRDSSASPSDEEMKKKVKLDASSSNGSASAIGTAANEDSLKPLMESSDKANTDSSSLNIHGQHSQTENMGSPSSSLRKSPSSSREEQSPGLVDGGPSERQLVYMKKLTFSDIYYGRMMIPLECAAVFFPGLKRRIILPVMDSKRQLWDIEASFDELSSCYMLRANWNTFANEHGLRPEDKIFFYQDPKLDYYLIEYEKRGGNGQLPGRVAAEDK